TGTGCTCCACGGTGACTACGTTGGGGTATGGGGACAAGAGCTTTAACTCGGGGACCGGGAGGGTGTTCGCTGTGTTTTGGATCTTGACGAGTACTGTGTGTTTGGCTCAGTTTTTTCTTTACGTGGCTGAGTTGAATGCGGAGATTAAACAGAGGGAGTTGGTGAAATGGGTTTTGACTAGGAGGATTACTAATAATGATCTCGAAGCTGCTGATCTTGATGAAGATGGAGTTGTTGGGTGAGAGAGACTAATCATGAGATTCTtcattcttgttttctttcttcatcttcttatgGTTGTTGTCTTTTTGTGGTGTGTTGTGCAGAGCTGCAGAGTTTATTGTGTATAAACTGAAAGAGATGGGGAAGATTGATGAGAAAGATATAGCTGGGATCATGGAGGAGTTTGAGCAGCTTGATATCGATGAATCTGGTACTCTGACGACTTCTGACATTGTTCTAGCTCAGACTACGTCCCAGATCCAAAGGTAGAGCCACATTCATTATCATCATGTTTTGAAGATGAATCAGGATGATTGTTAAGTTATACATtcacacaacaacaacaacaaaaagcaAAGGAAGtgaacagtttttttttggtgaaatatcgtttgattctgttttttttgtaacgccACATTCTTAttctttgaatattttgtaatgtttacatacatatattatatggATTAGCATGAACActttgtttaataaaaattgaactTTGCTATTAATCTGTGATGGAGCTCTGTTTTCTCATTGATATTGTTATGCTCCTTTTAAGACCAAACTCGAAAAGAACTGCCCACCCTAACTAAAAGTCATTATTATGTTAGCATTTACTCTTAGAATTCAAGATTTATTCACTCAAATGACAAGTGATGATGAGTGTTTTGTTGCTAAGAAATTTCTGTTGCTTGATACGAAACAAGGCAATGTCTCAAGTGGAATAATAGAGGAAGGATAACTCAACTTGGCCAGTGCTAAtgaaaggaaataaaatatgtatagtGATAACACTATTTGTGAAACAGACGAGTATATGTTCGTTAGATTAATTGCCTTAAAAGGAGTAGCAGAAGAGTTGGGTAGAGTGCATTAATAATGGGTTGCTTTTAATTTCCAGTACCGGTTCACCATTCCGTACAGTAAAAATTAGTCTCCCATTTAAAGTTTCGCCAACCACTTGCAACTTCCAACTTGGTCTCATAcatttaagtttttttcaaaGTTTCCTCAAGCATGTTCACTTGCAACTTGGTCTCCATTTTAAGTTTCTCCAACCACTTGCAACTCAGGTCCCCAACCATTTTCACACTAAAAACCTCTCTAATTAAACTCTTCACTCaaataatctctctctctctctcaccggcAACTCTTATGGACTCTGATTCCGAGCCGGAGCTCATATCACTAGTTACTCAACTAATGTCTTCCGACGACAAACCTACATATACACATGGGCTGTTGTCTTCGTATTCGTGTCCGAAGCTCATACCAATCATTACTCAGATAACCTCTCTCGTCGGATCAATGGATTTGGATTCACAGCCAAAGCCAGAGTCAAAACTCATGTCGGTCGTTGCTCAAACCATATCTCTCTTTCATTCTATAGATTTGGATTCTCAGCCGAAGCCCCTGTCAGAGCTCATATCACTACTCATTTCTCTAAAGACGCTGATCTTGATCCGGAGCTGGTCTCAAACCTGGTTACCCAAACGTTGCTACTCCAGACAGAACCGGAGCTCATATCACTCATCCATCAAATATTCTCCCTCGTTGTATCTATGAATGCAAAATGGAAGAAGCTTATCTCCTTATGAATATAGCTTGTGTGGAGAAACCACGAGTGTTATCTATAGACCAACAACCAAAATGGCGCCACGAGCATAAGCTTTCTCTCTTTCCGAGACGGGCGGCTTTATTAACATGCAACGTCTGTGCCTTGGACGATTCAAGCTCCCCTATCTACATGTGTCCTCCCTGTGACTTCGTCGTCCATCTGAGATGTCTCAAACTGCCACGTGTCATAAGGATGTCTCGCCATCTCCATCGTATTTATTTCGTCCCTTCTTTTGGCAAAGGAGATCGGTCTTGCGGTGTTTGTCGCAAAGAGATCAACAGCGATTACGGTGGTTATTCTTGCATCAAGGACGGTTGTTCATATGCTGCTCATTCAAAATGTGCCACACGGATCAATGTTTGGGATGGTGAAGAACTCGAGCACGTGCCGGAAgaaattgaagaagaagaagagcctTTTATGAGGATAAGCGATGGAATCATACAACATTtcagccatcaacaacatcatctGCGACTACTTGATGAAAACATGGGAAGAGATTACGACGAGGACAAGCAGTGCCATGCATGTATCACCCCAATCTATTTTGGTAACTTCTACTCTTGCATGCAATGTGACTTCATTCTCCACGAAGCATGTGCAAATCTTTCTCGCAAAATACTAAACCCGATACATCCACATCTCCTCAGTCTATCTCTCGTGGAAAGAAAAGATAGTGTATATGCCATGTCTTCATGCAAAGCGTGTCGAAGATATTACACAGCTGGTTTCTTCTACGAGTGCACTAAAGGAGAAGAATGTAATTTCGAGTTACACGTGCAGTGCGCCACAATATCTGAGCCACTGATCCATGGAAGTCACATGCAACCTTTATTCCTAACATCAAAACCAGGAGAGGGAAGAACATGTTCTGTTTGCGATACTATAGAGCCGGTTTTCGTAGAGACATTCAATTGCATAGAGTGTGAATTTTCTCTGTGTTACGGATGTGCTACTACACCTCAAAAGGTGAGGTACAAGCATGATAAACATGTGCTCAGTCTTGCTTATGGGGGAAGAGAGGAGACAAATACCGTGATGAATTGGTGCGAACTTTGCGAGAGAAAAATAGAGCCAAAAGAACGGTTTTATGCGTGTGATGACTACTGTTGTGCCACCTTGCACGTCGCATGTCTGATTGGGGAGGACTTATACATCAAACCAGGTTCATCGTTTTTTTACTACAGCAATATAAATGTACACGTTCTTCCCAACAATCATCATATGTCTCGGCCTATTTGCAACTTCTGTAATCAGCGTTGTCAGCAGAAAACAGTTTTCCAACGTTCTCGATCAATAGTGTGCTGCTTGCTCCATACGTTGTTTAGGAAATCTCCAGTCGCAAATCTTTTTTGCTCAATGTCATGCAGAGCGTTTGCTCTAGGGAGAGGAAAATAGGCCACTGCTTTTGttgtaagatatatatatatatatatatattatataatatttgtattatGTTTTATCTGTCCAGACTCCggtatttgagaaattttaCTCAAAATATGTAATTTGCTTAGCATTATTGATGATTCTTGAGCTAGTtgttctactttttttttgtcacatatGATACGATACTTGATTGAGCTAAGATACGGTGACCTTGTCCCCAGCAGCTCCACCTCGAGGCTACTTGCGTGTGCCTTTGCCTTCTTGGGGATGGTTCTCGTGGGTCATCTAGTCGAGAAGCGAGAGAGACTGCTCGTTAGAGCTTTTCATTTGCGTCAGAGCTTCGGACCGACGGAGATTCTCAAGGAGTTGTATACCAACAAGCTGAGATACAAATGCTACGTCACGTTCCTTATCGTGGGAGGGTGCAGTGCCGGCTCAGTTAGAGGGGCTAGCAGTGCAATCGCCTGATGGCCCATCATATTAggggtccaatttaaaaaaaaaacaaattatttttattttatttttttaaagacaaaattaaattcttttaaaacaaaaataaatattcatgtattttaaaaagaaattatttaaaatattttcatatttaaagtttataacattttatgtactataatttttagaaaatcatgctaaaataatttttttaataattgaaaggcttaaaaaaaaaatttgcccAAGGACCCCTATAAACTATGAGCCTGCCCTGGGAGACTGTTCGCTGTGTTTTGGATATTGACGAGTACTGTGTGTTTGGCTCAGTTTTTTCTTTATGTGGCTGAGTCGAATGTGGAGAGTAAACAGAGGGAGTTGGTGAAAATGGGTTTTGAGTAGGAGGATTACTAATAATGATATTGATGAAGATGGAGTTGTTGGGTGAGAGACTATCATGAGATTCTTCATTCtctcttttatttgtttctttcttccttCCTCTTGTTATGGTTGTTGTCTTTTGTGTGTGTGCTGCAGAGCTGCAGAGTTTATTGTGTATAAACTGAAAGAAATGGGCAAGATTGATGAGAAAGATATATCTGGGATCATGGAAGAGTTTGAGCAGCTTGATTACGATGAATCTGGTACTCTGACGACTTCTGACATTGTTCTAGCTCAGACTACGTCTCAGCTCCAAAGGTAAGCCACATTCATTGTCATCATGTTTTGAAGATGAATCAGGATGATTGCTAAGTTTTACCTACACACCACAACAACAAAAGGCAAAGAAAgtgaaacatattttaaaaaagaattgtttAATTCTGTTTTGTAATGCCACATTTGGATTGGCATGAACactttgtttaataaaattaaagtttcCTATTACTCTGTTATGGAGCTCTGTTTTCCCATTGATGTTGTTATGCTCCTTTTAAGACCAAACTCAAAAGAACTGCACACCAAACTAAGTCATTATTATGTTAGCATTTACTCTTAGAATTCAAGATTTATTCACTCAAATGACAagcgatgatgatgattgatAAGTGTTTTGTTGCTAAGAAATTTATGTTGCTTGATACGAAACAAGCAATGGCTCAAGTGAATAATAGAGGAAGGATGACTCAACTTTGGCCAGTGCTAAcgaaaggaaataaaatatgtatagcGATGCCAATCAATGATGAGGGTGTATTCATAGCTAAAGAGACCAACAACGTCACTTTCTATTATGTCCCACACTTGAACAAAGAGCTTTCGGTTTTACTATACAACAATAGATTAAAAGATGACCTACTACATCACATTTGGAGATGACAAAAACACTCCCCAAAGGATGCAATGTATCCATGACCTCTGAAGTAGATCCTAATGCAGATGAGAACTTACAAATTACAAATGAATACACAACACACACAACCCAGATGGCCTAGAAAACATGGAGAAACGAGATCAGTAACACTGGCCAAGCCAACTATTTGGCTTCAACTAATACACAACTACATAGGACAACTACATAACAACAAATTCAGAAACAGTTAAAAATAAGAACATCTAAACACAAATGGATGGACAACCCGAAAGGCCATAAGTAACATCACCAAAAACACACTGGTCTTTAGAAGTTTAACATAAAAATGGTAAAAAGGTGTCTTAAAACTTAAACAAGGCAAGCGTTCGTCAAGTTTCTTTCAACTCGCTGAGTTGATGAAGAGTCTGACTTTCTCTGAGGTcttctttcttcctctttttcttcttccacaAGGCTTCAGGATTTTTGAGGAGTTTCTCAGAGTCAGTCTACCCATTACGCTATTAATTTAAGAAGACAACAGAAACCTTAGTCAGCAAAGAAAATGGGTAAAAGTATACACCACAATAATTACTACCACTACGAATAATAGTTGTTAAGTTCTAAGGGAGTATACACTACTATCAGACAATGAGACAATAATATGTACATGACTACATCTAccttttagtaaaaaaaactaacaGACAAATAATTAGCCATGTCTTAAAGGAAAACATGAAAAAGATACATGAGGAATGAAAGAACCATTTAGATTCAACTACTTACTTTTATCTGATAACTATTCAGTTGTAATCCGCCTTCTTTTCCCATAATCAGCATCCCTTGATCTTGACCGATGGTTATCCTCCCTAGACAACCGTGACTTGCTGTGTCCTCTGGATGATCGACCTCTGTTCCACTCATCCTCATGCTCATGCTCAGGTTCGTCCCTGTGTTTACTACGATGATCACCACCATATCTTTCTCGTTCTTCTCGATGACGATCCCTCTCCCTGTCGCGATCCCTGGAGCGCTCGCGGTCCTTATGATGATGTTCCCTCTCACGCTCACGACCTGTTTCTCTATCATCACGATGCCTTCTCTCTGGCAAATCATAGCCATGACCACCATCTTTCTCCCTAGGCATGTCCCTTTCATCCCCACGATTCCTTCTGTCAGACGAACCAGACCATTCCCTCTCTGaacctctctctttctccttcacATGATTCTGACGAGCCCCTCTGTCGTGAGTAACCTCTCCTCCGTACTGATGATCCGATGCAGCTTCCTCCCCATAGCTCGATTCTGCAGCTCTTCCACCACCCAAATCCTCACCACCACCACCCCATCCTCCGTTACTGGGATCCCACATTCCCATATTATGCCCTCCATCAGCACCAGCGTTGGGCATCATTCCCATTCCATTCATAGGCATCCCTCTTCCAAAAAACGCTGGATTCACGTGAGGTGCCACTCCAGGCAAACCAACTCCTCCTACAGGAGGGAAAAGCCCAGGAAAAGGTGGAACTGGAGCCCCAGGGAATCCACCATAGCCTCCTCCCATTCTCCCCATGGGTCCACCAAAAGCTTGTTCAAACCCTTGTCCCATCATTGCCTGAGGATGCATCATACTCATAGGACCAAACCCACCTCCACCATTACCCATGAAACCTCTTCCACCCATCCCTCCACCAGGCCTATTCCTCATCTGACCACCTGGTCCTCTACCACCACCCATCCCTTGAGCATTTCCTCTACCCCAATTACCTCTACCAAATCCTCTATTCTCCTCACCTTGGAAGTTCCCGCCAACTGCGTGGCTGTTGAAGTTATTGTTGCCGGCGGGTGTCACAGCCGGTTTACTCGGAGGAGGATCAGCAGTGCCTCCTCCTCCTACTCCTCCTCTCTTAGCTAATAGCGCCTGTTGGTTCCTATTAACCTGAGCCTCCCCCATTCTCTTAATGGAATGAGGATTGCCAAAGGCAACAACACAAGGCCTGCCGTTGAACTCATACCCATCCATCCCCTCTTTGCAAGCTGTAGCTGCCATAGGATCATAGAACTCCACTTGACAATACCCTTTCGACTTACCACTAGCTTTCTCGTCGAAGAACCTAACCTCCTTCACCGCACCGTACTTGCACAGCTCCGCCTCCACTTCAGCATCAGTTGTCCACCAATGCAAATCCCCAACAAAAAGAAACGCTCCAccgcctccaccaccaccaacacCAACACCAGGCATATGGATAACAGCTCCGTTCCCCACAGGTACGCCATTAACAGGTCTCATCAAATTCTCGCTAGGAGGAGGTGGCGGCGGCGGCAAGAGACCCTGAGAAACGTTATTTCCTCTAGGATTAGGAGCTTGCTCAACTTTAACTCCACCAGAACTCTGCTGTTGGCTAGCCTTAAGCTCTTCACCTCCattaccaccaccaccacttgcccctccctctccctctccctctcctgCGTCTGATTCAGCTTCTGCTTTGATAGTAGCAGCAACGCTCTCACCAACCAAACCAGGTATCGAGAcctcagcttcttcttcctcctcgaTTTTAACCTTCTCCTTATCCTCCTCTTTTTCGTTTCTCGATCCCGTTTCGTCCTTCTTTCTCACGGACTGAAGAAAACCTTCTCCGACGTTAACGTCGTTGTAAAGATCGTCAAAGTCGTCGTCCTCTTCCTCCGCCATGAAACCCTCGTCGGCGACGGCGGAGATCGCCTCGTTTCGATGGAACTGATCTCCCTCATCCATCTTAAGCTAGAAAAAAAGGTCCTCTCTTTCGATTGTAATCCCTAATCAGAACACCGCAGCATGAATAATCTGAGGAGCTAGAAGACGGAGAAAGGAGTGTGTCGCTCTAGAAACCCTAATCTTTTGGAGATTTGTGTGAAatttttacgatttttttttttaattgattacTAAGTTTTACGGTAAAATTCCAACTATTATTTGCTAACTTCAACTGCGCGCACGGCGCATCGTAAGGCCTTTCCCACTGAAAGATAAACGATCATGGGCCTACAAGTAAAACTCTAATCATATAAACTGGGCTTCTTTGGAGGACTGACCTGTCGTTTCAgtctaaaaagtaaaaactaataAACATCACGTCGTCTGTTTCGAATAAAACACCAAATTTGTCGTCATTTCCTCTccaataaaacattaaaaataattttattccaTCAAATTAGTATAGAGTTAATAGTGTATAtacaaaatgttaaaaataaatgtctAAAATAGTTCAACAATAGTCAAAACAAAAGTACTTAAATATCAATTGATTCTTTCCATCTAGATATCAattggtatacattattcaaatccttatgttatatattattttgttttatattttgagaagcttaaaatatatattatttttaaaattttaaaaataatttaaacggatTATCCAAATTCGTACTGAACCTAGAACGACTCAAACCGAAACtaaactgaaatttttaaataccCGAATGTCCATACATACTCTTGTCACTGAAAAGAGGTGACAATAGAGGTGATTACATGTTTATAGTACTTCCATGCTTAGGTAAAATGGTGTCAACATCCTAGTAATCTTCCAGCATACAGAATCTATTTGCCATTGCAAGATGACTAGATGTAGGTGAATATGAAGTGCTTTTTACGGACTGCTTTTGATCTATGTTTGGACATGTGCTGTTCagcttgtcttcttctcttgtgAAGGTCAAGAAAGTGTTGCTAGAGTTAGCTGGATCTTTACTGGGCTGTGGAGTCTTCGTCCACCAGATGAAAGTAGGATTAGAGCTGGACTCGGGCTGTCGACTATTAGTCACCGTGTTCGGGATCCGATACAGCCACTTTGGCAAAACGAACGATGAAAATTCTTGGGCGAGTTGTATAAAAGTATGGCCTCCTTGGGACTTGAGAATGCTTCCATTGCTGCAGCTACGTTCTAACTTACCGTGCAGGACAAACTTGCCAATGCGTAAGTTCATAGACACCAAACATTTGTCCTCGTTGCTCCAAAAGTAGACGGTTTCAGCATCAAAAGGGTTTATAGCCAACGGCATATAATGGTAACCATCATTATCGTAGGATATTTCAGATACTAGTTGCCATTCCCAGCTGCTCTTTAGCCTCCATACACTTAACTTATGATGCTCTTTGCCTTGAGAGACAACGTTCATATACATGAGACTCCCTTGAGAGACAGTGCAAGATCTTTGGAATCGTGGCGATTCTTTTAAATCAGGGAAACGTGTAACACGACATACAAGATGATCAGAACCCATGTCATAGAAGTCGATGGATACAACAACTTCATCATGCACGTTATTGCGAGCGCGCCAGTGAAGTTTTCCGTTCAAGCTAATGGAATAGCGAAACACGTGACTGCGAAAAGAGTAAGGAAACTGTACTGTTTCTTGACGCCACAAGCCAGTCTCTGACGAATATATCAGCAAATTAAAGCTCTTCTTTGTCCATGTTTCTACATCATAGAGCAGAACAACTTTGTAACCTAAAACGAAGCCGTTTTCGTCGGCTCGTGTGGCTAATCCTAGGTTCCTGTGATACTCCGTTATTTCAAACCACGGAGGAGAAGTTTCTACGCATTCTCGTGAGACAGGATTAGCCACGTACAAGGATACGTTCCCGATGGTAGACACGAGACGGATCAGAATCAACCCGACATCCGTGTAAGCCACGACTCTGGCTTGTCTGTATTTTTCCTTGTGGTTTATGAGTGTTTGGGTAATGCAAGGGACGATGTAAGAGCCAAGTTGTTGTGGTGGATGACCCCAAATATCGCCTCCGTAATGAGCAACGGCTTCATGCTGATGATCCTTCACTATGAGCGACCACATGGAATGAGAGTTTTGATGGCGAGAAAGGAAAAGCTTGCGGAGAAAGGGAGATTCGAGTATTGATTTCCATTGCTTGCAGACCAATTTGGAACTGGCGATACTCTTTAGTGGTAATCGGACAAATATCATTGTCCATATATCCTCTGTCAAGGAATCCATCTTCCTCTActctttttcttgattttgaGTTTAAGATGTGATTAGGGTTTGTTTATGTGAAGGGAGCCATGGAGAAAAGGACTGCACGCTGTTTTGCtagattttattatataaaatataagaaaggACAATTATCTCAAATGATCCCAAGATATTctttttttaccaaaagaactcccaaaaaaatgaccaaagatatatttttagaaagaGGTAATAAatcgtttttatatataaataaataataaataataatatattttcaattttgattttttaaatttttttatctttttcgatttaaaaaaaaaatatattttgaaatgcGAAAACTTCttattgaaactatttttttaaaaaaaattgttttaaaattttagtatatttatttattttcaagatGCTAACCACATCCCCCTTCTCAATCCCtttctaaaatctaaatcttAAATACATATTAGGTAAAAGTATAAGTGTCTCTTTGTCTGTgtaatgatatatttttgtcattttaacTTTTCGATAGCTATATTCGCGATAAAAAAGTTTAAGGACTATTATAAAAAATTCCGtttcaaaaattatctaaatttctttttgacaacataaaagaaagagaaactaTCCCATTAAAAGAGAGTTAGTAGATGtgaaatatcaatattattattaaacaaagGTGGAAACTGGAAAGgtgtttttagattttacttaattttaatttccACCTAGGTGTTTTATTCATAATTGTGAGTATAATTCCTTACTAATgcttattagtttatgttttattgACTCAAAAACCAGCATcataagttattttattttctcaaaaagtttaaatcaaacatcaaattatttatatatcaaattatttgtATATGACAAAGTTtttcatcaacatatatatGCTCGTAATtgtgtaaaaatttaaaaacactcacatcttagaaatattttagaaaatatctttatacaaatattttttgttttattaatatttaactataatttattttacatcttgattttaacttttataatacaaaatattatttccagataacactacaatatatatatatatatataagaactaTCATAAACTTCataaaagatttttatttatgaaaatattattatattaatttatagtcaattatctaatataacatataagtctaatattattaatgtaaaattcgattttagttaaatattaatttataattgatattaattatacattaatttataatcgattttagttatataataaaattattaaagatatCAATAATTTAACAGCTCTAACTTTTAATGTAAGAtctcaaaaggaaaaaaaatcacttcaaataataatatagattggATTTGTTAGACATAAAttctcataaaaatataaaatgattagGTGCTGAATCCTCATGTAATActtagggctgggcgttcgggtacccattcgggtttcggttcagtccattcgggtttcggttattcggggtcaaagatttcagctccattcggatatttctaaatttcggttcgggtttggttcggatctttgcgggttcggttcggattcggataacccatttaaaatatttttaaattttcaaaattcattatatactttaaattttcaaaatctataagaaagataatatattacatataaattttcataacatatatgtcaaaataccttaatttaacatattaattggttttctttgaatatttggataaataatcaatagatatttaactatttttggtattttcagtatactttagctattttaaacatttatttttgactatttgcatatatttttcgagtattttgaaaaacttaaaggtatcttatatatttttaatattttaatatacattatatataaaaataatgtatatatttaagtatataaatttatttcggatacattcgggtacccaaaatacttcggttcggatcgggttcggtttcggttctttaaataccgaaattttgaacccgttcggatatttaatcaattttggttcgggttcggtgctactttttcggatcgggttcggttcggtttttcgggttcggattatttgcccagccctagtaaTACTTCTaatcaaaatactaaataatgAATCAATgttaaaacaataattttaaaaataataagacAACTTTCTTACTGAATGAAATTATTATAACAAATCCACAAACTAACATAAAACTTGATAAgataattaagtttttaaagCTCTTGAAATTCAACCAACAAGGCACCAATCAAAGGAAAGTAACACATTTGTTTCACATGGGAGTTTTACCAGAACTCTCCAAGTCATTAACTTGTCCAAACCTCAAAGCCGGATAGTCTGCGAACGGCTTCACGTTATTAAACACACTGTTCCCTAAACCCCACTGCACTGGTTCCATGTAATCAGTCTTATGCACCATCGGAACGTACTGACCATCCGAACAGCTCCCGTAGAACATGGCTTGAGTCATCTCCGGTTCTGTCACATTCGAGAAAGTCGCAACTTCCGCGGTGTTCGAGGTCATTTGGTTAAGAAACGGGAGAAACGAGAAACCGTTCTGCTCCACTGAAGACATAGGAAACAACTGATGTTGCTCGAGACATGGCTGGTTGTAACCGATGAAACCAAGTTGGTCATGAGTAGACCAATTAGAAGCGTCAGGAAATTTCTGGTTCCTTTTCGAAGCTTCCTGAATCTTGTTACAAACTGTCAAGAAAGCCGCGTACAGCTCGTTTAAAGAACACTTGTCGAGCTTGTTGTCCCACGGACAATACTTCTCTTTCTCCACCTTGATCTTACTTTTCTCCAAGCATTCTTGTACAGAGTAAGTCTTGGTGCAGCTGCTCGGGGCGGTGTCTCTATACTTGGTTATGATCTCTCTAACTTTTCTCTCATCCTTGGGCCATAACTCGGGGTGGTCGATCCTCTCGTCCCCTGCTCTGCTCGGGCCGTACACGATCAGACATGTGTTGACGCCACAAAGTGTTGAGAACTCACTGGCTTTCTTAAACAAACATTCCTTCCTCTTCCTGTAAGTCGTTATTCTCGTCTTCTCGTTCGTTATCCTCGCCATCTTTACCATTTTC
This genomic stretch from Raphanus sativus cultivar WK10039 chromosome 3, ASM80110v3, whole genome shotgun sequence harbors:
- the LOC130509251 gene encoding uncharacterized protein LOC130509251, which gives rise to MEEAYLLMNIACVEKPRVLSIDQQPKWRHEHKLSLFPRRAALLTCNVCALDDSSSPIYMCPPCDFVVHLRCLKLPRVIRMSRHLHRIYFVPSFGKGDRSCGVCRKEINSDYGGYSCIKDGCSYAAHSKCATRINVWDGEELEHVPEEIEEEEEPFMRISDGIIQHFSHQQHHLRLLDENMGRDYDEDKQCHACITPIYFGNFYSCMQCDFILHEACANLSRKILNPIHPHLLSLSLVERKDSVYAMSSCKACRRYYTAGFFYECTKGEECNFELHVQCATISEPLIHGSHMQPLFLTSKPGEGRTCSVCDTIEPVFVETFNCIECEFSLCYGCATTPQKVRYKHDKHVLSLAYGGREETNTVMNWCELCERKIEPKERFYACDDYCCATLHVACLIGEDLYIKPGSSFFYYSNINVHVLPNNHHMSRPICNFCNQRCQQKTVFQRSRSIVCCLLHTLFRKSPVANLFCSMSCRAFALGRGK
- the LOC108847675 gene encoding uncharacterized protein LOC108847675 — translated: MDEGDQFHRNEAISAVADEGFMAEEEDDDFDDLYNDVNVGEGFLQSVRKKDETGSRNEKEEDKEKVKIEEEEEAEVSIPGLVGESVAATIKAEAESDAGEGEGEGGASGGGGNGGEELKASQQQSSGGVKVEQAPNPRGNNVSQGLLPPPPPPPSENLMRPVNGVPVGNGAVIHMPGVGVGGGGGGGAFLFVGDLHWWTTDAEVEAELCKYGAVKEVRFFDEKASGKSKGYCQVEFYDPMAATACKEGMDGYEFNGRPCVVAFGNPHSIKRMGEAQVNRNQQALLAKRGGVGGGGTADPPPSKPAVTPAGNNNFNSHAVGGNFQGEENRGFGRGNWGRGNAQGMGGGRGPGGQMRNRPGGGMGGRGFMGNGGGGFGPMSMMHPQAMMGQGFEQAFGGPMGRMGGGYGGFPGAPVPPFPGLFPPVGGVGLPGVAPHVNPAFFGRGMPMNGMGMMPNAGADGGHNMGMWDPSNGGWGGGGEDLGGGRAAESSYGEEAASDHQYGGEVTHDRGARQNHVKEKERGSEREWSGSSDRRNRGDERDMPREKDGGHGYDLPERRHRDDRETGREREREHHHKDRERSRDRDRERDRHREERERYGGDHRSKHRDEPEHEHEDEWNRGRSSRGHSKSRLSREDNHRSRSRDADYGKRRRITTE
- the LOC108845497 gene encoding F-box protein At3g28330-like; this encodes MDSLTEDIWTMIFVRLPLKSIASSKLVCKQWKSILESPFLRKLFLSRHQNSHSMWSLIVKDHQHEAVAHYGGDIWGHPPQQLGSYIVPCITQTLINHKEKYRQARVVAYTDVGLILIRLVSTIGNVSLYVANPVSRECVETSPPWFEITEYHRNLGLATRADENGFVLGYKVVLLYDVETWTKKSFNLLIYSSETGLWRQETVQFPYSFRSHVFRYSISLNGKLHWRARNNVHDEVVVSIDFYDMGSDHLVCRVTRFPDLKESPRFQRSCTVSQGSLMYMNVVSQGKEHHKLSVWRLKSSWEWQLVSEISYDNDGYHYMPLAINPFDAETVYFWSNEDKCLVSMNLRIGKFVLHGKLERSCSNGSILKSQGGHTFIQLAQEFSSFVLPKWLYRIPNTVTNSRQPESSSNPTFIWWTKTPQPSKDPANSSNTFLTFTREEDKLNSTCPNIDQKQSVKSTSYSPTSSHLAMANRFCMLEDY
- the LOC108843914 gene encoding agamous-like MADS-box protein AGL82; amino-acid sequence: MGRKMVKMARITNEKTRITTYRKRKECLFKKASEFSTLCGVNTCLIVYGPSRAGDERIDHPELWPKDERKVREIITKYRDTAPSSCTKTYSVQECLEKSKIKVEKEKYCPWDNKLDKCSLNELYAAFLTVCNKIQEASKRNQKFPDASNWSTHDQLGFIGYNQPCLEQHQLFPMSSVEQNGFSFLPFLNQMTSNTAEVATFSNVTEPEMTQAMFYGSCSDGQYVPMVHKTDYMEPVQWGLGNSVFNNVKPFADYPALRFGQVNDLESSGKTPM